Proteins encoded by one window of Aliivibrio wodanis:
- a CDS encoding putative membrane protein, with the protein MSNSNEFEYVGFWSRVGASLLDTVIMMVIIIPLMFWFYGDSYLSSSDSILGLTDILLNYLFPFVAILIFWKYKSATPGKMAIKAIIVDADTGEKPTTKQYIIRYLGYFVSSIPLFIGIMWVGWDSRKQGWHDKMANTVVIRPQDHGVEQVQFNS; encoded by the coding sequence ATGAGTAATTCGAATGAATTTGAATATGTTGGTTTTTGGTCTCGCGTGGGAGCATCTTTACTTGATACTGTAATCATGATGGTAATTATCATTCCGTTAATGTTTTGGTTTTACGGAGATTCGTATTTATCCTCTAGTGATTCAATTTTAGGGCTTACTGATATTTTGTTAAACTACCTTTTCCCATTCGTAGCTATTCTTATTTTCTGGAAATATAAATCAGCAACACCGGGTAAAATGGCAATTAAAGCGATTATTGTTGATGCGGACACTGGTGAAAAACCAACAACTAAGCAATATATTATTCGATACCTTGGTTACTTTGTCTCATCAATCCCTCTTTTTATTGGTATTATGTGGGTTGGTTGGGATAGTAGAAAACAAGGTTGGCATGACAAAATGGCAAATACAGTTGTTATTCGTCCGCAAGATCATGGTGTTGAGCAAGTACAATTTAACAGCTAA
- a CDS encoding putative membrane protein has translation MAVEKLTGPRLYQLIFLLVVLISAFTWRTITYTSQSDNEKVDNLSIICNITQSPCEINIDNNQVIIDVKERPITQNSEMILVISGLQMPLKVEAQGTEMNMGILKFSPQSESSDSIMYSAFLPKCKHNEMKWTIDISSGKNKLSVLFNSKK, from the coding sequence ATGGCTGTAGAAAAGTTAACAGGTCCACGTTTATATCAACTTATTTTCTTATTGGTTGTGCTAATTTCAGCATTTACTTGGAGAACAATCACCTATACGTCACAAAGCGACAATGAGAAAGTAGATAATTTATCTATAATTTGTAACATTACCCAATCACCGTGTGAAATTAATATCGATAATAATCAAGTTATTATTGATGTAAAAGAAAGACCAATTACTCAAAATTCAGAGATGATATTAGTAATTTCTGGTCTTCAAATGCCTTTAAAGGTCGAAGCACAAGGCACTGAAATGAATATGGGTATATTGAAATTTTCACCTCAATCTGAGTCTTCAGATTCGATTATGTATTCTGCATTTCTACCAAAATGTAAACATAATGAGATGAAATGGACAATTGATATATCATCAGGTAAAAATAAGTTAAGTGTTCTTTTTAATTCTAAAAAGTAA
- a CDS encoding putative signal transduction protein: MKIVSSISQNKNSIEAINQCIKKLSNESIHPSILLCYFTEEHDAISIVKQLKQRFPNSKIHGCTSCQAVMTDELFAQQSVALWGFFDPHIGSYGTSIIEHKGSANIAKTTHFLLDNAIKDSGRNGELPTLVLLHATPGNEETIIAAIDDFFGTPVPLIGGSAADNNVEGDWHIFTQKGIVTSGISISVFYPSCKVSYSFHSGYANSNISGIATKTDKRVIYEIDHRPVIDVYKEWTKLAMIIGDDINLLEQVTQYPLGRIAGYMHDVPYFKLTHPVRFTHDGGMACFANIKEGEELFMMYGEKEQIISRPQRVIDSVLGYHKCDLKPIGGINIFCAGSMMHIKSHMSEVCHSLNTAMHYAPYICPFTFGEQGRFTGGENAHGNLMASAVLFHH; encoded by the coding sequence ATGAAGATAGTTAGTAGCATTTCACAGAATAAAAATTCAATAGAAGCCATTAATCAATGCATAAAAAAATTATCTAATGAATCGATTCATCCTAGTATTTTACTTTGTTATTTTACTGAAGAGCATGATGCAATCTCTATTGTTAAACAGTTAAAGCAGCGTTTTCCAAACAGTAAAATTCATGGATGCACATCATGCCAAGCTGTCATGACCGATGAGTTATTCGCTCAGCAATCAGTAGCCTTGTGGGGGTTTTTCGATCCTCATATTGGGAGTTATGGGACTAGTATTATTGAACATAAGGGAAGTGCTAACATTGCAAAAACAACTCATTTTCTTTTAGATAATGCAATTAAGGATAGTGGGCGAAATGGCGAATTACCAACTCTAGTTTTACTTCATGCAACTCCTGGTAATGAAGAAACTATTATCGCTGCTATTGATGATTTTTTTGGTACTCCTGTTCCATTAATTGGGGGAAGTGCTGCTGATAATAATGTAGAAGGTGATTGGCACATTTTTACTCAAAAAGGTATCGTAACATCCGGTATCTCAATTTCAGTATTTTATCCTTCTTGTAAAGTATCCTATTCATTTCATTCTGGTTATGCCAATTCAAATATTTCAGGAATTGCTACAAAAACAGATAAAAGAGTAATTTATGAAATAGATCATCGACCGGTTATAGATGTCTATAAAGAGTGGACAAAATTAGCAATGATTATTGGAGATGACATTAATCTTTTAGAGCAAGTAACTCAATATCCACTTGGACGGATTGCTGGATATATGCATGATGTTCCTTACTTTAAATTAACTCATCCGGTAAGATTTACTCATGATGGTGGAATGGCTTGCTTCGCTAATATTAAAGAAGGTGAAGAGCTATTCATGATGTATGGTGAAAAAGAACAAATAATATCTCGACCACAGCGAGTGATAGATTCAGTATTAGGTTATCATAAATGCGATCTTAAACCGATTGGTGGTATTAATATTTTTTGTGCCGGTTCGATGATGCATATAAAATCACACATGTCTGAAGTTTGTCACTCTTTAAATACAGCGATGCATTATGCACCTTACATATGTCCATTTACATTTGGCGAACAAGGCCGATTTACTGGTGGAGAAAATGCACATGGGAATTTAATGGCATCTGCTGTTTTATTTCATCATTAG
- the ccoN gene encoding cytochrome c oxidase subunit CcoN — translation MSQVQQHEQNYNYTVVRQFSLVTILWGIVGMGVGVLIAAQLVWPQLNFDTPWLTYSRLRPLHTNAVIFAFGTSALFATSYYVVQRTCQTRLFGGPLVAFTFWGWQAIILAAAITLPLGMTSGKEYAELEWPIDIAITLVWVAYAIVFFGTLFKRKTSHIYVANWFFGAFILTVAVLHIVNSLAVPVSMTKSYSIYSGAVDAMVQWWYGHNAVGFLLTAGFLGMMYYFVPKQAERPVYSYRLSIVHFWALVSLYIWAGPHHLHYTALPDWTQSLGMVMSLVLFAPSWGGMINGIMTLSGAWHKLRYDPILRFLIVSLSFYGMSTFEGPMMAIKSVNALSHYTDWTIGHVHSGALGWVAMVSIGSLYHLIPKLFGQERMYSVSLINVHFWLATIGTVLYIVAMWISGVMQGLMWRAVNADGTLTYSFVESLEASYPFYFVRFLGGLIFLSGMFLLAYNAYKTISAPKNSLKAIPQPVL, via the coding sequence ATGAGCCAAGTACAGCAGCATGAACAAAACTACAACTATACCGTTGTTCGTCAGTTCTCTTTAGTTACCATACTATGGGGTATTGTTGGCATGGGTGTGGGTGTACTAATTGCCGCTCAATTAGTTTGGCCGCAACTTAATTTCGACACACCGTGGCTTACGTATAGCCGTCTGCGTCCTCTGCATACAAATGCAGTAATTTTCGCATTCGGTACAAGCGCCCTGTTCGCAACATCTTATTATGTTGTTCAGCGCACTTGTCAAACACGTTTGTTCGGTGGTCCATTAGTTGCGTTCACCTTCTGGGGTTGGCAAGCAATTATCTTAGCAGCAGCGATTACGTTGCCTCTAGGTATGACATCAGGTAAAGAATACGCAGAATTAGAGTGGCCGATTGATATCGCAATCACTTTAGTTTGGGTTGCGTATGCTATCGTTTTCTTTGGAACTTTGTTTAAACGTAAGACATCACATATTTACGTTGCAAACTGGTTCTTTGGAGCCTTCATTTTAACCGTTGCAGTTCTTCATATTGTGAATAGCCTTGCTGTTCCTGTATCGATGACAAAATCGTATTCGATTTATTCTGGTGCTGTTGATGCAATGGTTCAATGGTGGTACGGTCACAATGCAGTAGGCTTCCTACTGACTGCTGGCTTCCTTGGCATGATGTATTACTTTGTACCAAAACAAGCGGAACGTCCTGTATATTCTTACCGTTTATCTATTGTTCACTTCTGGGCATTAGTATCACTTTATATCTGGGCCGGTCCTCACCACTTACATTACACAGCTTTACCTGACTGGACTCAGTCACTAGGTATGGTTATGTCATTAGTTCTATTCGCACCATCTTGGGGCGGCATGATCAATGGTATAATGACGCTGTCTGGTGCTTGGCATAAACTTCGTTATGACCCTATTCTTCGATTCTTAATTGTGTCTCTGTCTTTCTATGGTATGTCTACCTTTGAAGGCCCTATGATGGCGATTAAATCTGTAAACGCCCTATCTCACTACACTGACTGGACTATCGGTCACGTGCATTCTGGTGCGTTAGGCTGGGTTGCAATGGTTTCAATTGGTTCTTTATACCACTTAATTCCTAAGCTATTTGGCCAAGAGCGTATGTACTCTGTATCACTAATCAATGTTCATTTCTGGTTAGCGACTATCGGTACAGTTCTTTATATCGTAGCAATGTGGATTTCAGGTGTTATGCAAGGTCTAATGTGGCGTGCAGTAAATGCGGATGGCACATTAACGTACAGCTTTGTGGAATCACTAGAAGCATCTTACCCATTCTACTTTGTTCGCTTCTTAGGTGGTCTAATCTTCTTATCAGGAATGTTCTTACTTGCATACAATGCATACAAGACTATCTCTGCTCCGAAGAACAGCCTAAAAGCAATTCCACAACCAGTATTATAG
- the ccoO gene encoding cytochrome c oxidase subunit CcoO, which translates to MSSNRHEIIEKNVGLLAVLIVVAISFGALVEITPLIFQKQTTEPVENLRAYTPLEMEGRDIYIREGCNVCHSQMIRPFRAETERYGHYSVAGESVWEHPFLWGSKRTGPDLARVGERYSDEWHRVHLINPRDVVPESNMPGFPWLEENVLDGELTSQKIAIFRNNFGVPYTEEDVKNAADAVKGKTEMDALIAYLQSLGHAMK; encoded by the coding sequence ATGAGTTCTAATCGTCATGAAATCATAGAAAAAAATGTGGGCCTTCTTGCGGTTTTAATTGTCGTTGCAATCAGTTTTGGTGCATTAGTTGAGATTACTCCTCTAATTTTCCAAAAACAAACGACTGAGCCGGTAGAAAACTTACGAGCTTACACGCCATTAGAAATGGAAGGCCGTGATATTTACATCCGTGAAGGTTGTAATGTATGTCATAGTCAAATGATCCGACCATTCCGTGCAGAAACGGAACGTTACGGTCATTACTCTGTTGCTGGTGAAAGCGTTTGGGAACATCCATTTTTATGGGGTTCTAAACGTACTGGTCCAGATCTAGCTCGTGTTGGTGAGCGTTATTCTGATGAATGGCACCGTGTTCACCTAATCAACCCTCGTGATGTGGTTCCTGAATCAAACATGCCAGGCTTCCCTTGGTTGGAAGAAAACGTGTTAGATGGTGAACTAACATCGCAAAAAATTGCTATTTTCCGTAATAACTTTGGTGTTCCATACACTGAAGAAGACGTAAAAAATGCGGCTGATGCGGTTAAAGGCAAGACAGAGATGGATGCGCTTATTGCTTATCTTCAATCTCTTGGTCATGCAATGAAGTAA
- a CDS encoding putative lipoprotein, with translation MNKITSLAITSVLILSGCSNYSITEKEMTDYLSDEIHIEKSVGIPGVLYAEVNIENIDVKIGRVDDQRISVFANTTADIQMMDELKQGMSLTLEFSAIPKYDKETGEIYLKSLRLEKFEEKNKQLPSELVTLLKPAISVIGYALSSEPAYKLNPQKMKEFFIKSAQPNLVIKNNQLVVELFN, from the coding sequence ATGAATAAAATAACGAGCTTAGCTATCACCTCTGTTTTAATTCTTTCTGGTTGTTCAAATTATTCAATAACAGAAAAAGAAATGACCGATTATCTTTCTGATGAAATTCATATTGAAAAATCTGTTGGGATCCCTGGGGTTTTGTATGCAGAAGTTAATATAGAAAATATTGATGTGAAAATTGGTCGGGTTGATGACCAACGGATTAGTGTCTTTGCTAATACTACTGCTGATATTCAAATGATGGATGAACTAAAACAAGGTATGTCACTAACCCTAGAGTTTAGTGCAATACCTAAATATGATAAGGAAACAGGAGAAATTTATTTGAAATCTCTACGTTTAGAAAAGTTTGAAGAGAAAAATAAACAATTACCATCAGAGTTAGTCACATTATTAAAGCCCGCAATTTCAGTTATTGGTTATGCGCTCTCAAGTGAACCTGCCTATAAATTAAATCCACAAAAGATGAAAGAATTTTTCATAAAATCTGCTCAACCTAATCTAGTTATAAAAAACAATCAGTTAGTGGTTGAGTTGTTTAATTAA
- the ccoQ gene encoding cytochrome c oxidase, subunit CcoQ, translated as MDAGTIHAIWTVILFCSMIGIIFWAYSKKQTARFDEAANLVFADEHEDTSSQNKTGVDK; from the coding sequence ATGGACGCTGGAACTATTCATGCAATTTGGACTGTCATTCTGTTCTGCAGCATGATAGGTATTATTTTCTGGGCTTACAGTAAAAAACAGACCGCTCGCTTCGATGAAGCGGCTAACTTAGTTTTTGCTGATGAACACGAAGATACTTCAAGCCAAAATAAGACAGGAGTTGATAAATAA
- a CDS encoding putative protease La homolog, translating into MQLDTPFLIAPKYDHIQNTLNQSYSINDQSPYFLQPRLTQTLERFSRINGVNILQINALDNHVYRKYIASWLILNAKNRASNDAAVPVIIAENASETELFGIYHNKSDVLETGLLQKAHGGFLVISPSILFANPKLWPRLKSLLQGHPVNIGVSDPKSSAKQTHQLTVDVKLIIVADRALLGELEQLEPDLLAGMSMFSEYEFDTQISDDTIVNYLQLIAFISQKNKHLPLESGAALLPLLKLGARECEDQTRLNLCLLWLNAVLAQASVISESTEFISADDFVNSINAKYLSESYLPSRALDDILEQNIFIETEGDKVGQINGLTVVSVPGHPISYGEPSRITCVVHAGDGELSDVERKVELGGDLHAKGMLIMQAYILSQLDTNEPLPFTASMVFEQSYCEVDGDSASLAELCALLSALSITPIKQNLAITGSVDQFGMIQPIGGVNEKIEAFFHLCQKRGLTGEQGVIIPETNIINLVLSEDVIQAVEDKKFILYPVSHVEQAVELLTGLPLQSEEHESIFSLITQHIEDVEHNPTQCTAILCRIKNWFNQR; encoded by the coding sequence ATGCAGTTAGACACACCATTTTTAATCGCGCCTAAATACGATCATATTCAAAATACTTTGAACCAATCTTATTCAATTAATGATCAGTCACCTTATTTTTTACAGCCTAGGTTAACTCAAACTTTAGAGCGCTTCTCTCGAATAAATGGTGTTAATATTCTGCAGATCAACGCATTAGATAATCATGTTTATCGTAAATATATTGCTAGTTGGTTGATCTTAAATGCTAAAAATCGTGCATCTAATGATGCCGCGGTTCCTGTAATTATTGCAGAAAATGCTTCAGAAACTGAATTATTTGGTATTTACCATAATAAATCCGATGTACTAGAAACCGGGCTACTGCAGAAAGCTCATGGTGGTTTTTTAGTTATTTCTCCTAGTATTTTATTTGCTAACCCAAAGTTATGGCCTCGATTAAAAAGTTTGTTACAAGGTCACCCAGTTAATATTGGAGTTAGCGACCCTAAGTCTTCAGCAAAACAAACACATCAACTAACTGTCGATGTTAAACTTATCATTGTTGCTGACCGAGCTTTATTAGGTGAGCTTGAACAGCTAGAACCAGATTTACTTGCCGGCATGTCTATGTTTTCTGAGTATGAGTTTGATACTCAAATATCAGATGACACCATCGTTAATTACTTGCAGTTAATTGCATTTATTTCACAGAAAAACAAGCATTTACCATTAGAATCTGGAGCAGCCCTATTACCACTGCTTAAGTTAGGAGCGCGTGAATGTGAAGATCAAACCCGACTTAATCTATGCTTACTTTGGTTGAATGCGGTTTTAGCACAAGCTTCTGTCATTTCTGAATCAACAGAGTTTATTAGTGCGGATGATTTCGTTAATTCGATTAATGCAAAATACCTCTCAGAGTCTTACTTACCATCTCGTGCTCTTGATGATATTTTAGAACAAAACATATTCATTGAAACTGAAGGTGATAAAGTAGGACAAATTAATGGTTTAACTGTTGTCTCTGTTCCCGGGCACCCTATTTCTTACGGTGAGCCTTCTCGAATTACATGTGTTGTACATGCAGGTGATGGTGAATTATCAGATGTAGAGCGTAAAGTTGAGCTAGGTGGAGATCTCCATGCTAAAGGTATGCTTATTATGCAAGCGTACATTCTTAGTCAACTAGATACTAATGAGCCATTACCATTTACTGCCTCTATGGTATTTGAGCAGTCCTACTGTGAGGTTGATGGTGATAGCGCTAGTCTTGCTGAATTATGCGCACTATTAAGCGCCCTTTCTATAACGCCAATAAAACAAAACTTAGCCATTACTGGTTCTGTCGATCAGTTTGGTATGATTCAACCAATTGGTGGCGTAAATGAAAAAATAGAAGCTTTTTTTCACCTATGTCAAAAACGAGGATTAACTGGAGAACAAGGCGTTATAATCCCTGAAACAAATATCATAAACCTTGTTCTTTCAGAGGATGTTATTCAGGCCGTTGAAGATAAAAAGTTTATTCTTTATCCAGTTAGTCATGTAGAACAAGCTGTTGAATTATTAACAGGCTTACCGTTACAATCTGAAGAACACGAGTCCATTTTCTCTCTAATTACTCAACATATTGAAGATGTTGAACACAATCCGACTCAATGCACAGCTATACTTTGTCGAATTAAGAACTGGTTTAACCAGCGCTGA
- the ccoP gene encoding cytochrome c oxidase, subunit CcoP → MSTFWSLWISIISIGTLIGCGLLLRFCLKNTTGVPEGEDMGHEYDGIRELNNPLPKWWTYMFWATIAFSVVYLILYPGLGNFKGVLGWTSSDQTVRTVEESRASIERSHKEKTLDQFARELDDANTNFGETFSKLAYKPGTSEFRAITDIANDDEALKVGQRLFLQNCSQCHSSDARGMKGFPNLTDNAWLYGGEPQAIKTTIMNGRIGNMPAWGDALGADGVKEVVTYTLSLSGRKVNVKDAAAGKQRFIVCAACHGTDGKGNPALGAPDLTDNDWLFGDSRADVTETVANGRQGVMPAWKDILGEEKIQLLSAYVWSLSNK, encoded by the coding sequence ATGAGTACTTTTTGGAGTCTCTGGATAAGTATCATTAGTATTGGTACATTAATTGGTTGTGGTTTACTACTTCGTTTTTGCCTAAAAAACACAACAGGTGTTCCTGAAGGTGAAGACATGGGTCATGAATACGACGGTATTCGTGAACTCAACAACCCATTACCAAAATGGTGGACTTACATGTTTTGGGCTACCATTGCTTTTTCTGTTGTTTACTTAATTCTTTATCCAGGATTAGGTAACTTTAAAGGCGTTTTAGGCTGGACAAGTTCAGACCAAACTGTTCGTACTGTTGAAGAATCACGCGCATCAATTGAGCGTTCTCATAAAGAGAAAACGCTTGATCAGTTTGCCCGTGAATTAGATGATGCAAATACGAATTTCGGAGAAACATTCTCAAAACTTGCATATAAGCCAGGAACCTCTGAGTTCCGAGCTATTACTGATATTGCAAATGACGACGAAGCATTGAAAGTAGGTCAACGTTTGTTCCTACAGAACTGTTCTCAATGTCATAGTTCAGATGCAAGAGGCATGAAAGGCTTCCCTAACCTAACCGATAACGCATGGTTATATGGTGGTGAGCCACAAGCAATCAAAACAACTATTATGAATGGTCGTATTGGTAACATGCCAGCTTGGGGAGATGCTTTAGGTGCTGATGGCGTTAAAGAAGTAGTAACTTATACTCTTAGCCTATCTGGCCGTAAAGTAAACGTTAAAGATGCCGCTGCAGGTAAACAACGATTCATCGTTTGTGCTGCTTGTCATGGTACAGATGGTAAAGGTAACCCTGCTCTAGGTGCACCGGACCTAACTGACAATGATTGGTTATTTGGCGATTCTCGTGCCGATGTTACTGAAACAGTAGCTAATGGCCGTCAAGGTGTAATGCCAGCTTGGAAAGACATATTAGGTGAAGAGAAAATTCAACTTCTTTCTGCCTATGTCTGGAGCTTAAGTAACAAGTAA
- the rmf gene encoding ribosome modulation factor: MKRQKRDRLERAQSQGYKAGLNGRSSENCPYQAMDARSCWLGGWRDARDDKHSGLFK; encoded by the coding sequence ATGAAGAGACAAAAGCGTGACCGTTTAGAACGAGCACAATCACAAGGATACAAAGCAGGTTTAAATGGCCGTTCATCAGAGAATTGCCCATATCAAGCAATGGATGCTCGTTCATGTTGGCTAGGGGGCTGGCGGGACGCAAGAGATGACAAACATTCCGGTTTGTTTAAATAA
- the fabA gene encoding 3-hydroxydecanoyl-[acyl-carrier-protein] dehydratase codes for MQNKPSSYDREDLLASSRGELFGANGPQLPAPNMLMMDRIPLMSETEGLFGKGKVIAELDITPDLWFFDCHFPGDPVMPGCLGLDAMWQLVGFFLGWIGGEGKGRALGVGEVKFTGQVLPTAKKVTYEIDFKRVINRKLVMGLADGRVLVDGKEIYVAKDLKVGLFQDTSKF; via the coding sequence ATGCAAAATAAACCTAGCTCATACGATCGTGAAGATTTACTAGCATCAAGCCGTGGTGAATTATTTGGTGCTAACGGCCCACAATTACCAGCACCAAATATGTTAATGATGGATCGTATCCCTCTTATGTCTGAAACTGAAGGTTTATTTGGCAAAGGTAAAGTTATTGCTGAACTCGATATTACTCCTGACCTTTGGTTCTTTGATTGTCACTTCCCTGGTGATCCAGTAATGCCTGGTTGTCTTGGCCTTGATGCTATGTGGCAACTGGTTGGTTTCTTCCTTGGTTGGATTGGCGGCGAAGGTAAAGGTCGTGCTTTAGGTGTAGGTGAAGTTAAATTTACAGGCCAAGTTCTACCTACTGCTAAAAAAGTAACGTATGAAATTGATTTTAAACGTGTTATCAACCGTAAATTAGTAATGGGCCTAGCTGATGGCCGTGTTCTAGTTGATGGTAAAGAAATCTACGTTGCTAAAGATCTTAAAGTTGGTCTTTTCCAAGATACATCAAAATTCTAA
- a CDS encoding response regulator, histidine kinase, with product MKAHSEKEQVQELLLELKRSHDRESHLQKENQAILNGLSVISDAQNKEDIFKGLLDVIKEFVTFENALVISSSGNEEFSVLASTQCCFEHLTWSFSNLFYRACHNEAIVLFKPNDSEQFSLLPEELKPYFSSVAITGIKSHSGYAVIILMSSQFGVYSNSTKDSIQKFTPLIERAVIDIDYKERLQSLVEIKTREVHLSKDRFKDFAETVGDWFWETDTNFNFTYLSSNEVQGVAISSQNILTFIDDEFICSKIKMARHELLPFKELEWQTEKFSTQLWLSLSGTPFFDELGLLCGYRGTAKNISTRKKRIRDMQIAQREAEKANKAKSQFLAMMSHEIRTPLNAILGMIDIFQDSYLSKEQYQWLGQMEHSAQLLLTIISDVLDISRIEAGTFTLDEQSINLIDTISSSVDYFKKKASEKDIIFTVTVSQSIPQYIYSDPTRLAQIIFNLVGNAVKFTENGSVCIDINQLEPDVITFTVSDTGIGISEEVQKHLFQPFIQADSSITRQFGGTGLGLSIIKRLTELMNGSISVNSKQNEGSTFTVRLPLKGSVQQKGTEKLLTDDQLPIDTPNLCILVAEDNKANQAVIQLLLERQGHKVVLVNNGNEAINELSNSTNFDLILMDVSMPIKDGISATKEIRALGLTIPIIAITAHALESEKKTCIEAGMNDFISKPIRSKQLKTILHSFNVK from the coding sequence GTGAAGGCTCATTCCGAAAAAGAACAAGTCCAAGAGTTACTATTAGAGCTTAAACGAAGTCATGATAGGGAATCTCATCTTCAAAAAGAAAATCAAGCTATACTTAATGGCTTATCCGTCATATCAGATGCTCAAAATAAAGAAGATATCTTTAAAGGGCTCCTTGATGTAATAAAAGAATTCGTAACTTTTGAAAATGCACTCGTCATATCCTCATCAGGAAATGAAGAGTTTTCTGTTTTAGCATCCACTCAATGTTGTTTTGAACATCTCACTTGGTCATTCAGTAATCTTTTTTATAGAGCTTGCCATAATGAAGCTATTGTTTTATTTAAACCAAATGATAGTGAACAGTTCTCACTACTTCCAGAAGAGCTCAAACCCTATTTTTCATCAGTCGCTATAACAGGAATTAAAAGTCATTCAGGTTATGCGGTGATTATTTTAATGAGCTCTCAATTTGGTGTTTATTCTAACTCGACAAAAGATAGTATCCAAAAATTTACACCGTTAATAGAACGAGCTGTTATCGACATTGATTATAAAGAACGCCTTCAGTCGTTGGTTGAAATAAAAACTAGAGAAGTTCATTTAAGTAAAGATAGGTTCAAAGATTTTGCAGAAACGGTAGGAGATTGGTTCTGGGAAACTGACACCAACTTTAATTTTACTTATTTATCAAGTAATGAAGTGCAGGGTGTTGCTATATCATCTCAAAACATTCTGACATTTATAGATGATGAGTTCATTTGCTCTAAGATCAAGATGGCACGGCACGAGCTGTTGCCATTTAAAGAACTAGAATGGCAAACTGAAAAATTCAGCACCCAATTGTGGTTGAGTTTAAGCGGGACCCCTTTTTTTGATGAACTTGGTTTGCTATGTGGTTATCGTGGAACTGCAAAAAATATTTCGACGCGAAAAAAACGAATACGAGATATGCAAATTGCACAAAGAGAAGCAGAAAAAGCGAACAAAGCTAAGTCCCAATTTTTAGCAATGATGAGCCATGAGATAAGGACACCGCTAAATGCTATATTAGGAATGATTGATATTTTTCAAGATAGTTATTTATCAAAAGAACAATATCAGTGGCTTGGTCAAATGGAACATTCAGCCCAATTACTATTAACTATAATTAGCGATGTGCTAGATATATCAAGAATAGAAGCAGGAACATTTACTCTTGATGAACAGTCTATTAATTTGATTGATACAATCAGTAGCTCTGTTGATTATTTCAAGAAGAAAGCCAGTGAGAAAGACATAATCTTTACAGTGACAGTGTCACAAAGTATCCCTCAATATATTTACTCGGACCCAACACGCCTAGCACAAATCATCTTCAATTTGGTTGGAAATGCTGTAAAATTTACGGAAAACGGCTCGGTTTGTATAGATATCAACCAGCTCGAGCCTGATGTTATCACTTTTACTGTTTCAGATACTGGTATAGGTATATCTGAGGAAGTTCAAAAGCATTTATTTCAGCCTTTTATTCAAGCAGATAGTTCAATAACTCGCCAATTTGGTGGTACCGGTTTAGGATTATCAATCATAAAACGGCTTACTGAATTAATGAATGGTTCAATATCTGTTAATAGTAAACAAAATGAAGGAAGTACTTTCACAGTAAGATTACCATTGAAAGGATCGGTCCAACAAAAAGGTACAGAAAAACTCTTAACTGACGATCAACTACCAATAGATACTCCGAATTTATGTATTCTTGTTGCTGAAGACAATAAAGCAAATCAAGCTGTTATTCAGTTGCTTTTAGAAAGGCAAGGACACAAAGTCGTTTTGGTTAACAATGGCAATGAAGCGATTAATGAGTTATCAAACTCAACTAACTTTGATTTAATTCTCATGGATGTATCAATGCCGATTAAAGATGGTATCAGTGCAACTAAAGAGATCAGAGCGTTAGGTCTAACGATTCCAATAATTGCAATAACTGCGCATGCTTTAGAAAGTGAAAAGAAAACGTGTATCGAGGCTGGTATGAATGATTTTATTTCTAAGCCAATTAGATCAAAGCAATTAAAAACAATTTTGCATTCTTTTAATGTTAAATAA